A part of Paenibacillus donghaensis genomic DNA contains:
- a CDS encoding MBL fold metallo-hydrolase, producing the protein MNVTILGYWGGYPTAGGATAGYLVTTEEGQILLDCGSGVMSRFPYETSVEAISGVILSHLHHDHIADLGILQYAAAGAIRNGRMPHKLTVYTPAEPADKLKPLMDAHTDIHVIDPACKVWLAGALIEFMSVQHTIPCYAIKVTYRGKVLVYSGDTSYCEALIELAKDADIFLCEATICRGSLHTTGQGHMDASEAGKIAGMAGVKKLVLVHLPGDGNLEQMRREASQAFGGPVDLPEPSRLYVV; encoded by the coding sequence ATGAATGTAACAATATTAGGCTACTGGGGGGGATATCCAACAGCTGGAGGTGCAACTGCGGGTTATCTGGTTACCACTGAAGAAGGTCAAATCCTGCTGGATTGCGGAAGTGGGGTCATGAGCCGGTTTCCTTATGAAACCAGTGTCGAAGCTATCTCAGGTGTCATTCTGTCACATCTGCATCATGACCACATCGCAGATCTGGGAATTCTTCAATATGCAGCGGCAGGAGCGATTCGTAATGGAAGGATGCCGCATAAGCTGACCGTCTATACACCGGCTGAACCGGCTGACAAGCTCAAACCGCTGATGGATGCACATACCGATATTCATGTCATTGATCCTGCTTGCAAGGTGTGGCTGGCCGGAGCCTTAATTGAGTTCATGTCTGTGCAGCACACCATTCCCTGCTATGCCATTAAGGTCACTTATCGTGGCAAAGTGCTCGTCTACTCCGGGGATACCTCCTACTGCGAGGCACTGATTGAGCTGGCCAAGGATGCCGATATTTTTTTGTGCGAGGCAACGATTTGCAGAGGGAGCCTGCATACCACGGGACAAGGGCATATGGATGCCAGTGAAGCTGGTAAGATCGCCGGTATGGCCGGTGTGAAAAAACTGGTACTGGTGCACTTGCCAGGCGACGGCAATCTGGAGCAGATGCGCAGGGAAGCCAGCCAAGCCTTTGGCGGACCTGTAGACTTGCCGGAGCCCTCACGGCTGTATGTAGTCTGA
- a CDS encoding Cof-type HAD-IIB family hydrolase, producing the protein MYKLLALDMDGTLLNPDKIMTAGTIHSIQKLILAGTAVTIASGRFPASVWLHAREAGMNFPLVALNGAVTLDTTTGSLLSGFPLSAADAARLVSIVQACGAYVHFYGFNTLYVPELNEMNKRWPLANVVVHPDKELTEENYRLQTEMIRVEAVNGEMIDFVQNSEVPVYKAAVICTDTLVLDQLLLILQNWGTFELTRTGSHRFDVNASGVNKQSALVQLCSEHGIDSSEVAAAGDYDNDLAMLRWAGLGIAMGNAKTHVQAAAKVVTGSNSEDGLAQAIQRHLLFTL; encoded by the coding sequence ATGTATAAATTGCTGGCCCTGGATATGGACGGGACGCTCTTGAACCCCGACAAGATCATGACGGCAGGCACAATTCATTCTATACAGAAGTTAATATTGGCAGGTACTGCAGTAACCATCGCATCAGGGAGATTTCCTGCCTCTGTATGGCTGCATGCCAGAGAGGCCGGGATGAACTTCCCGCTCGTTGCGCTAAATGGAGCCGTCACCCTGGATACAACAACTGGCAGCCTTCTTTCCGGATTTCCACTCTCCGCAGCAGATGCGGCACGCTTGGTGTCCATAGTACAGGCTTGTGGGGCCTATGTGCATTTTTATGGCTTTAACACGCTTTATGTCCCAGAACTTAATGAGATGAATAAGCGCTGGCCGCTCGCCAACGTGGTCGTTCACCCGGATAAAGAGCTTACTGAAGAGAATTACAGGCTGCAGACGGAGATGATCCGGGTTGAAGCAGTTAATGGCGAGATGATTGATTTCGTTCAGAATTCAGAAGTGCCTGTATACAAGGCTGCGGTGATCTGCACCGATACGCTCGTGCTTGACCAGTTGCTGCTTATTCTACAGAACTGGGGAACCTTCGAGCTTACCCGGACCGGAAGTCACAGATTTGATGTGAATGCCTCTGGAGTCAACAAACAAAGTGCACTGGTGCAGCTGTGCTCGGAACATGGAATTGATTCCTCCGAAGTGGCCGCAGCCGGGGATTATGACAATGATCTCGCCATGTTGCGCTGGGCTGGTCTTGGCATTGCAATGGGCAACGCCAAGACTCATGTTCAGGCGGCCGCTAAGGTGGTAACAGGCAGTAACTCGGAAGATGGGCTTGCCCAGGCTATTCAGCGTCATTTGCTCTTCACTCTATAA